Proteins encoded by one window of Erythrobacter sp.:
- a CDS encoding capsular biosynthesis protein, with product MTEHRKIPTPPKSLFERAEGFFGLGGDFTPAPVPRKLSDPVNRRRVKKPAPEPEVSLAQAAANAMPPRVDGPVAVAAPASAPLPEPVYEDVEFSGVVHKLDRAALATHGLIQPEGQVTALLEEFRIVKRQVLASVRKAREAGSGALAQRVLVCSPHPNEGKSFCAVNLALAMAAEKDSEVLLVDADFAKPSVLAMLGLPRGPGFMDVLARDDIRVEDCVMATDVAGLFVLPAGNHTTADSEYLSSTRTAEVLDRLTRAAPNRIIIFDSPPALAASPAAELANHVGQAIVVARADRTGQSALEDALTLLSSCPDLKLLLNAAHFSPSGRQFGVYYGQEA from the coding sequence ATGACCGAGCATCGCAAGATCCCCACGCCGCCCAAATCGCTGTTCGAGCGGGCCGAAGGCTTTTTCGGCCTCGGCGGTGATTTCACCCCCGCGCCGGTGCCACGCAAGCTGTCCGATCCGGTCAACCGCCGACGGGTGAAGAAGCCCGCGCCGGAGCCCGAAGTGTCGCTGGCGCAGGCCGCTGCGAATGCGATGCCTCCGCGCGTGGATGGTCCCGTCGCAGTGGCCGCTCCCGCGTCGGCTCCTCTGCCGGAGCCGGTCTACGAAGATGTCGAATTCTCCGGCGTGGTCCACAAGCTCGATCGCGCCGCGCTCGCCACCCACGGGCTGATCCAGCCCGAGGGCCAGGTCACCGCGCTGCTGGAGGAATTCCGCATCGTGAAGCGGCAGGTGCTAGCCTCGGTCCGCAAGGCGCGGGAGGCCGGTTCCGGCGCGCTGGCGCAGCGGGTGCTGGTCTGTTCGCCGCATCCCAACGAAGGCAAGAGCTTCTGCGCGGTCAATCTGGCGCTGGCGATGGCGGCGGAGAAGGACAGCGAAGTGCTGCTGGTCGATGCCGATTTCGCCAAGCCTTCGGTGCTGGCCATGCTTGGCCTGCCGCGCGGACCGGGGTTCATGGACGTGCTGGCGCGCGACGATATCCGCGTCGAGGATTGCGTGATGGCGACCGACGTGGCGGGGCTGTTCGTCCTTCCGGCGGGCAACCACACCACGGCGGACAGCGAATATCTCTCCAGCACCCGCACCGCCGAAGTGCTCGACCGGCTGACCCGCGCCGCACCCAACCGCATCATCATCTTCGATTCCCCACCGGCGCTGGCGGCCTCGCCCGCGGCCGAGCTGGCAAACCATGTCGGTCAGGCGATCGTCGTCGCCCGCGCGGACCGGACCGGGCAGAGCGCGCTGGAAGACGCGCTGACGCTGCTCTCGTCCTGTCCCGATCTCAAGCTGCTGCTGAACGCGGCGCATTTCAGCCCCAGCGGGCGCCAGTTCGGTGTCTACTACGGGCAGGAGGCATAG
- a CDS encoding preprotein translocase subunit YajC → MRVTLTTLLAVALLPGAALAQEREEGGEQSRSSDRGIEIAPYIEAGQVVTAELSPGDDVVTYTRVAAGVDAGFGSRYSQGAVSLRYERRIGYDDDVADTDTFSGIARTSLAVAGPALTLEAGALASRTRVEGNGGTSIGGFGGNDDSTSQVYSVYAGPAFQTEVGVAEVTGAYQFGYTRVESPDAVFAAPGAEPVDIFDDATTHLAAVRAGIAPDTVLPVGLGVGAGWNRQDVSNLDQRIDDRHVRADVTVPVSPNVALVGGVGYEDVEISSRDALRDADGDPVIGPDGRLVTDRSQPRQIAYETDGLIWDVGVMWRPSSRTSLSATVGRRYGSMTYYGNLSYAPNANSSLSVSVYDNINSFGGQVIGALGDLGTDFDAFRNPVTGDLGGCVLGTEGDNCALARLGSIRSGVFRSRGVSLGYGSSSGRTSYGIGAGYDRRTFIAGENTVLAGIDGVADENYWLAAYASRQLDRQSQLSVGGSANLFDSGLDNSGTNVGYSMTAAYDRNFIAGLTGTAAVGLDGITREDLPDYQAASALLGLRYTF, encoded by the coding sequence ATGCGTGTCACCCTCACTACCCTGCTGGCGGTGGCATTGCTGCCAGGCGCAGCGCTGGCGCAGGAGCGCGAGGAAGGCGGCGAGCAATCGCGCAGTTCGGATCGCGGCATCGAAATTGCGCCCTATATCGAGGCCGGGCAGGTCGTCACCGCCGAGCTTTCGCCGGGTGACGATGTCGTCACATACACCCGCGTGGCAGCGGGCGTAGATGCGGGGTTCGGCAGCCGCTATTCACAGGGCGCGGTTTCGCTGCGGTATGAACGGAGGATCGGTTATGACGACGATGTTGCCGATACCGATACTTTCTCCGGCATCGCCCGCACTTCGCTGGCCGTCGCCGGACCGGCTCTGACGCTGGAAGCGGGGGCGCTCGCCTCGCGCACCCGTGTCGAGGGCAATGGCGGCACCTCCATCGGCGGCTTCGGCGGCAACGATGATTCGACCAGCCAAGTCTATTCGGTCTACGCCGGGCCCGCGTTCCAGACCGAAGTGGGCGTGGCCGAAGTCACCGGGGCCTACCAGTTCGGATATACCCGCGTGGAATCGCCCGATGCCGTATTCGCCGCGCCGGGAGCCGAGCCGGTAGACATTTTCGACGATGCGACCACCCATCTCGCCGCCGTGCGCGCCGGGATCGCGCCAGACACCGTGCTGCCCGTCGGGCTGGGCGTGGGAGCGGGGTGGAACCGGCAGGACGTGTCCAACCTCGATCAGCGCATCGATGATCGCCACGTGCGCGCCGATGTCACCGTGCCGGTATCCCCCAATGTCGCGCTGGTGGGCGGAGTGGGCTACGAGGATGTGGAGATTTCCAGCCGCGATGCGCTGCGCGATGCCGATGGCGATCCGGTGATCGGCCCCGATGGGCGGCTGGTGACCGACCGTTCACAGCCGCGCCAGATCGCCTACGAAACCGATGGCCTGATCTGGGATGTCGGCGTGATGTGGCGGCCCAGCAGCCGCACCTCGCTGTCCGCCACGGTGGGGCGCCGCTACGGGTCGATGACCTACTACGGCAACCTCTCCTATGCCCCAAACGCCAACTCCTCGCTCAGCGTGTCGGTCTATGACAACATCAACAGCTTCGGCGGCCAGGTGATTGGCGCGCTGGGCGATCTGGGCACCGATTTCGATGCCTTCCGCAACCCGGTGACGGGTGACCTGGGCGGCTGCGTGCTCGGCACCGAGGGCGACAATTGCGCGCTCGCGCGGCTCGGCTCGATCCGTTCGGGCGTGTTCCGCAGCCGGGGCGTGTCGCTTGGCTACGGATCGAGCAGCGGGCGCACTTCCTACGGGATCGGCGCAGGCTATGATCGCCGTACCTTCATCGCCGGGGAAAACACCGTGCTCGCCGGGATCGACGGCGTGGCGGACGAAAACTACTGGCTCGCCGCCTACGCCTCGCGCCAGCTTGACCGGCAGTCGCAGCTCTCGGTCGGCGGATCGGCCAACCTGTTCGACAGCGGGCTGGACAATTCCGGCACCAATGTCGGCTACAGCATGACCGCCGCTTACGACCGCAATTTCATCGCCGGGCTGACCGGCACCGCCGCCGTGGGGCTTGATGGCATCACCCGCGAAGACCTGCCCGATTACCAGGCCGCATCGGCGCTGCTTGGCCTGCGCTACACCTTCTGA
- a CDS encoding chain-length determining protein, producing the protein MNQLLEELRAGLWAVWNRRWLALGIAWAVCLLGWLVVALIPNSYESEARIFVQLDDVLAEQIGIAANARERDIDRLRQTLVSSVNLEKVVRSTRIGDAVSTPAEMEAAIAELEKDIKVVGEGDNIFEITAQSGRGNLSDSENAQLAQTIAQSMIDIFREENLGGSRGEVEDSIEFLNQQLAQREEELAAAEERRLAFEAQNPDLVGGAQTIAAQMSASRAELRSVEADLAAAQSALAAIEGQLAATPRTLSMPGGGGAPSTLAQAEANLAAMRARGLTSEHPDVVAASRTVAALRERSAGSGGGGGGGMPNPAYSSLQSMQVERQSNVMSLQSRAAALRSEIASINASAAREPGAAAEATRISRDYEVLRERYDELLQDREELRLRGQVANERSAVQFEVVDPPTTPRVPAAPNRALLLFGVLVLGVGAGAGIAFTLSKLGSTFATASQLERTFGLPVIGTISHTFTEAGRELRRKRFKYFAAGLGGLGLLFVVLLGVNIIQLGNMA; encoded by the coding sequence TTGAACCAGCTTCTGGAGGAATTGCGCGCAGGGCTATGGGCCGTCTGGAACCGCCGCTGGCTGGCGCTGGGCATTGCCTGGGCTGTCTGCCTGCTTGGCTGGCTGGTCGTGGCGCTGATTCCCAACAGCTACGAGAGCGAAGCGCGCATCTTCGTGCAGCTGGACGATGTGCTGGCCGAACAGATCGGCATCGCCGCCAATGCCCGCGAACGCGATATCGACCGCCTCCGCCAGACACTGGTGAGCTCGGTCAACCTCGAGAAAGTCGTCCGTTCCACCCGCATCGGGGACGCCGTTTCGACGCCTGCCGAGATGGAAGCTGCCATCGCGGAGCTGGAGAAGGACATCAAGGTCGTCGGAGAAGGTGACAACATCTTCGAAATCACCGCGCAGAGCGGTAGAGGCAACCTGTCCGACAGCGAAAACGCGCAACTGGCGCAGACCATCGCCCAGAGCATGATCGACATCTTCCGCGAGGAGAACCTTGGCGGATCGCGCGGGGAAGTGGAGGATTCGATCGAGTTCCTCAACCAGCAGCTCGCCCAGCGCGAAGAGGAACTTGCTGCGGCCGAGGAACGCCGTCTGGCTTTCGAAGCGCAGAACCCTGATCTGGTCGGCGGCGCGCAGACCATTGCCGCACAAATGAGCGCCAGCCGCGCCGAACTGCGCAGTGTCGAAGCCGATCTCGCGGCTGCGCAAAGCGCGCTCGCTGCGATCGAGGGGCAGCTTGCCGCCACTCCGCGTACGCTCTCCATGCCGGGCGGCGGCGGCGCGCCGAGCACTCTGGCGCAGGCCGAAGCCAACCTCGCCGCCATGCGTGCGCGCGGGCTGACCAGTGAACATCCCGATGTCGTCGCCGCCAGCCGCACAGTTGCAGCCCTGCGCGAGCGTAGCGCCGGTTCGGGCGGCGGAGGCGGGGGCGGAATGCCCAATCCGGCATACTCCTCGCTCCAGTCGATGCAGGTCGAACGCCAGTCCAACGTGATGAGCCTGCAATCGCGCGCTGCCGCCTTGCGCTCCGAAATCGCCTCGATCAACGCCAGCGCTGCGCGCGAGCCGGGTGCCGCTGCCGAAGCCACCCGGATCAGCCGCGACTATGAAGTGCTGCGCGAGCGCTATGACGAATTGCTCCAGGACCGCGAGGAATTGCGCCTGCGCGGGCAGGTGGCGAATGAACGCAGCGCGGTGCAGTTCGAAGTGGTCGATCCGCCCACCACCCCGCGCGTCCCCGCCGCGCCCAACCGGGCGCTGCTGCTGTTCGGCGTGCTGGTGCTGGGCGTCGGCGCCGGGGCAGGGATAGCCTTCACGCTGAGCAAGCTCGGCTCCACATTCGCCACCGCCAGCCAGCTGGAGCGGACCTTCGGCCTCCCCGTCATCGGCACCATAAGCCACACCTTCACCGAGGCCGGGCGAGAGCTGCGGCGCAAGCGGTTCAAGTATTTCGCTGCCGGGCTGGGCGGACTGGGCTTGCTGTTCGTCGTGCTGCTGGGCGTCAACATCATCCAGCTTGGCAACATGGCGTGA